A genomic window from Streptomyces sp. NBC_00234 includes:
- a CDS encoding ThuA domain-containing protein, giving the protein MSSRQFRTGPARRFPSPLFALASLLALILGLLVASPPPAQAAPFRVLVYSEVTNFSHDSIPAGIEAIRKLGTENGFEVEATVDSAVFNDSDLSRFQAIVFNNTNSTPEKGDLLSADERAALQRFIRAGGGWVGLHAASASERDWDWYEGLVGAIFDQHPAVQTGRVKVLDHAHPSTKDLPELWERTEEWYNWRTNPTSKVHTLAQIKVRDGITGLDEGVDHPWSWCQNYDGGRSWFTAGGHASSAFQEEGFVKHLLGGIEWAAGAKPGDCTATRTGAFQRTPLVTSDLADPFELAVAPDRRVFFAQRTGKLKVIDQQTMKVTTALDLAYTPEMTSQSDGLLGLALDPGFAENHWLYLLHSDKTEKRLNLSRFTVTGSTVDPASEKRLLTVPTFRGEGRANSHMAGSLAFDKNGNLYAATGDNTDPFASDGFAPIDEGEGRRAWDAQGTSGNTNDLRGKVLRITPQDDGTYTVPEGNLFAPGTEKTRPEIYAMGMRNPFRITTDPADGALLVADYGPDARSAVADRGPEGTVEYTRIAKAGNFGWPYCVGDNTPFNDYDFVTKTSGPKFDCGALVNDSPNNTGLRDLPPAQPATVWYAYSASPRFPELGTGGGGPMSGPVYDYDPANTYRTKFPEYFEGKWLNYELTRRWFKTFSIQQKDQTFTDPRFAPAAAGDVQSINGIFEDMKWNQPFDADFGPDGALYVIDFGLGSGTGRGGSNEGAGIYRIDYVGDGRLPDAKITADRDNGPPPLTVAFSSAGSGLPGGQQVTYAWDFDGNGTTDSTEANPSHTYRTKGVFTARLTVTGPGDLTALAVQDITVGNTRPVVTIKQPPNGGMFSFGDTIPFTVKVQDKEDGRSGPIDCSRVVVQSQLGHDTHLHPLDNYTGCTGEIATDAGDSHGPGQNLYYGITAQYTDKGAPDAPALTGSTSLTLRTSFREAEHFTTTGGTHDGAVIGSRTDASGGKRLTEIEDGDWISFDPVHLKGVDSVTVGAASGGIGGSVEFRSGSPTGPLLGKVTVPNTGDWGKVVSPTTELADPGSSVKLYAVFANPEWSSEKSDLFAVDWLHFNGPGVQKTPGTEVEVTATPAAGTSPLTVALSSAVEPVAGRTIASYHWDFGDNVKPSAPEGATATHVYGRPGAYTAHLTVTDDKGDTSTGSVRIDVS; this is encoded by the coding sequence ATGAGTAGTCGTCAGTTCCGTACGGGTCCGGCGCGAAGATTCCCCTCCCCCCTCTTCGCCCTCGCCTCCTTACTCGCGCTGATCCTCGGCCTTCTGGTGGCCTCTCCGCCACCGGCCCAGGCAGCGCCTTTCCGTGTCCTCGTCTATTCGGAGGTCACCAACTTCTCCCACGACTCGATTCCCGCCGGAATCGAAGCGATCAGGAAACTGGGTACCGAGAACGGCTTCGAGGTGGAAGCGACCGTCGATTCGGCCGTGTTCAACGACTCCGACCTCTCCCGCTTCCAGGCCATCGTCTTCAACAACACCAACTCCACCCCCGAGAAGGGGGACCTGCTGAGCGCCGACGAGCGCGCGGCCCTGCAGCGGTTCATCCGCGCGGGCGGCGGCTGGGTCGGCCTGCACGCCGCGTCCGCCAGTGAGCGCGACTGGGACTGGTACGAGGGCCTCGTCGGCGCGATCTTCGACCAGCACCCGGCCGTCCAGACCGGCCGGGTCAAGGTCCTGGACCACGCCCACCCCTCCACCAAGGACCTTCCGGAGCTCTGGGAGCGTACGGAGGAGTGGTACAACTGGCGCACCAACCCCACCTCCAAGGTGCACACGCTCGCCCAGATCAAGGTGCGTGACGGCATCACCGGTCTCGACGAGGGTGTGGACCACCCGTGGTCCTGGTGCCAGAACTACGACGGCGGACGCTCCTGGTTCACCGCGGGCGGACACGCCTCGTCGGCCTTCCAGGAGGAGGGCTTCGTCAAGCATCTGCTGGGCGGAATCGAGTGGGCCGCCGGTGCGAAGCCGGGCGACTGCACCGCGACGCGCACCGGCGCCTTCCAGCGCACCCCCCTGGTCACCAGCGATCTGGCCGACCCGTTCGAGCTGGCCGTCGCCCCCGACCGCCGCGTGTTCTTCGCGCAGCGCACCGGGAAGCTGAAGGTCATCGACCAGCAGACGATGAAGGTGACCACGGCGCTGGACCTCGCGTACACGCCGGAGATGACCAGCCAGTCCGACGGGCTGCTGGGTCTCGCCCTCGATCCGGGATTCGCGGAGAACCACTGGCTCTATCTGCTGCATTCGGACAAGACCGAGAAGCGGCTGAACCTGTCGCGCTTCACCGTCACCGGCAGCACGGTCGATCCCGCCTCCGAGAAACGGCTGCTGACCGTCCCGACCTTCCGGGGCGAGGGCCGGGCCAACTCCCACATGGCCGGTTCGCTCGCCTTCGACAAGAACGGGAATCTGTACGCGGCGACGGGGGACAACACCGACCCGTTCGCCTCGGACGGCTTCGCCCCGATCGACGAGGGCGAGGGCCGGCGCGCCTGGGACGCCCAGGGCACTTCCGGCAACACGAACGACCTCCGGGGCAAGGTCCTGCGGATCACCCCGCAGGACGACGGCACGTACACGGTTCCGGAGGGCAATCTCTTCGCGCCGGGCACGGAGAAGACCCGGCCCGAGATCTACGCCATGGGGATGCGCAATCCGTTCCGAATCACCACGGACCCGGCCGACGGCGCCCTCCTGGTCGCCGACTACGGGCCGGACGCCCGCTCGGCGGTCGCGGACCGGGGCCCCGAGGGCACCGTCGAGTACACCCGTATCGCCAAGGCCGGCAACTTCGGATGGCCTTACTGCGTCGGCGACAACACCCCTTTCAACGACTACGACTTCGTCACGAAGACCTCGGGTCCGAAGTTCGACTGCGGGGCGCTCGTCAACGACTCCCCGAACAACACCGGGCTCCGGGACCTGCCGCCCGCCCAGCCGGCCACGGTCTGGTACGCCTACTCGGCGTCGCCCCGGTTCCCCGAGCTGGGCACCGGGGGCGGCGGCCCGATGAGCGGTCCCGTCTACGACTACGACCCGGCCAACACCTACCGCACCAAGTTCCCGGAGTACTTCGAGGGGAAGTGGCTGAACTACGAGCTGACCCGGCGCTGGTTCAAGACGTTCTCGATCCAGCAGAAGGACCAGACGTTCACCGATCCCCGGTTCGCGCCCGCTGCCGCGGGTGACGTCCAGTCGATCAACGGCATCTTCGAGGACATGAAGTGGAACCAGCCGTTCGACGCCGACTTCGGCCCGGACGGCGCGCTCTACGTCATCGACTTCGGTCTCGGCAGCGGCACCGGACGGGGTGGCAGCAACGAGGGAGCGGGCATCTACCGGATCGACTACGTCGGTGACGGCCGGTTGCCCGACGCGAAGATCACGGCGGACCGCGACAACGGTCCCCCACCTCTCACCGTCGCCTTCTCCAGTGCGGGTTCGGGTCTCCCGGGCGGTCAGCAGGTCACCTATGCCTGGGACTTCGACGGCAACGGAACCACCGACTCGACCGAGGCGAACCCGTCCCACACCTACCGCACCAAGGGTGTGTTCACGGCGCGTCTGACGGTCACCGGGCCGGGCGATCTGACGGCACTGGCCGTGCAGGACATCACCGTCGGCAACACCCGTCCGGTCGTGACGATCAAACAGCCGCCCAACGGCGGGATGTTCAGCTTCGGCGACACGATTCCGTTCACCGTGAAGGTCCAGGACAAGGAGGACGGCAGGAGCGGTCCGATCGACTGCTCGCGCGTGGTGGTGCAGTCGCAGCTCGGCCACGACACCCATCTGCATCCGCTGGACAACTACACCGGCTGCACGGGCGAGATCGCCACGGACGCCGGGGACAGTCACGGGCCGGGACAGAACCTGTACTACGGCATCACCGCGCAGTACACGGACAAGGGCGCTCCGGACGCCCCCGCCCTCACCGGTTCCACCTCGCTGACACTGCGGACCTCCTTCCGCGAGGCGGAGCACTTCACGACGACCGGCGGTACGCACGACGGTGCCGTGATCGGTTCGAGGACCGATGCCTCCGGCGGCAAGCGGCTGACCGAGATCGAGGACGGCGACTGGATCAGCTTCGATCCGGTGCATCTGAAGGGCGTCGACTCGGTGACGGTGGGCGCGGCGTCGGGTGGGATCGGCGGGAGCGTCGAGTTCCGGTCCGGATCGCCGACGGGCCCGCTCCTCGGGAAGGTGACCGTTCCGAACACGGGTGACTGGGGCAAGGTCGTCTCCCCGACGACGGAGCTGGCGGACCCCGGGAGCAGCGTGAAGCTCTACGCGGTGTTCGCGAACCCGGAGTGGAGCAGCGAGAAGTCCGATCTGTTCGCCGTCGACTGGCTGCACTTCAACGGCCCGGGAGTCCAGAAGACGCCGGGCACGGAGGTCGAGGTCACCGCCACCCCGGCGGCCGGGACGTCGCCCCTGACGGTCGCGCTGAGCAGTGCGGTCGAGCCCGTGGCGGGTCGCACGATCGCCTCGTACCACTGGGACTTCGGGGACAACGTGAAGCCCTCCGCACCCGAGGGGGCGACGGCCACCCACGTCTACGGCCGTCCGGGTGCGTACACCGCGCATCTGACGGTGACCGACGACAAGGGCGACACGAGCACCGGTTCCGTTCGCATCGACGTGAGTTGA
- a CDS encoding MmcQ/YjbR family DNA-binding protein — protein sequence MTTTADDVRTIALSLPDTAEKLAWGQPTFRVAGKIFAGLGDDDTTMGVKCPVEDRAELIASEPEKFFTRVGHDDHYAWLRVRLSALEDAEELTAILTDSWRQAAPRKLLDAHPELRP from the coding sequence ATGACGACCACCGCCGACGACGTCCGCACCATCGCCCTGTCCCTGCCCGACACCGCCGAGAAGCTGGCCTGGGGGCAGCCCACGTTCCGGGTGGCCGGGAAGATCTTCGCCGGGCTCGGTGACGACGACACCACGATGGGGGTGAAGTGCCCCGTCGAGGACCGGGCCGAGCTGATCGCCTCCGAGCCGGAGAAGTTCTTCACACGCGTGGGTCACGACGACCACTACGCCTGGCTGCGGGTGCGTCTGTCCGCCCTTGAGGACGCCGAGGAGCTGACGGCCATCCTCACCGACTCCTGGCGCCAGGCGGCCCCGCGCAAACTGCTGGACGCCCACCCCGAGTTGAGACCGTAG
- a CDS encoding glyceraldehyde-3-phosphate dehydrogenase: MTVNDDSFTNWKNREEIAESMIPVIGKLHREQDVTVLLHSRSLVNKSVVSILKTHRFARQIDGEELSVTETLPFLQALTTLDLGPSQIDIGMLAVTYKADDRGLSVEEFTAEAVAGATGANKAERREGRDVVLYGFGRIGRLVARLLIEKSGSGNGLRLRAIVVRQGGEQDIVKRASLLRRDSIHGQFQGTITVDEASSTIIANGNEIKVIYANDPSEVDYTAYGIKDAILIDNTGKWRDREGLSKHLRPGIDKVVLTAPGKGDVPNIVHGVNHDTIKPDEQILSCASCTTNAIVPPLKAMAEEYGVLRGHVETVHSFTNDQNLLDNYHSSDRRGRSAPLNMVITETGAAAAVAKALPDLDARITGSSIRVPVPDVSIAILSLRLGRETTREEVLDYLRNVSLTSPLKRQIDFTTAPDAVSSDFIGSRHASIVDAGATKVEGDDAILYLWYDNEFGYSCQVIRVVQHVSGVEYPTFPVPVI; this comes from the coding sequence GTGACTGTCAATGACGACTCGTTCACCAACTGGAAGAACCGCGAAGAGATCGCGGAGTCGATGATCCCCGTCATCGGGAAGCTGCACCGGGAGCAGGACGTCACGGTCCTCCTCCACAGCCGCTCCCTGGTGAACAAGTCGGTGGTCAGCATCCTCAAGACTCACCGGTTCGCGCGCCAGATCGACGGTGAGGAACTCTCGGTCACCGAGACGCTGCCGTTCCTCCAGGCCCTCACCACCCTGGATCTCGGTCCTTCGCAGATCGACATCGGCATGCTCGCCGTGACGTACAAGGCCGACGACCGCGGTCTCTCGGTGGAGGAGTTCACCGCCGAGGCCGTCGCCGGGGCCACGGGTGCCAACAAGGCCGAGCGTCGCGAAGGGCGCGACGTCGTCCTCTACGGGTTCGGCCGCATCGGCCGTCTCGTCGCCCGGCTGCTCATCGAGAAGTCCGGTTCCGGAAACGGACTGCGGCTGCGTGCCATCGTCGTCCGCCAGGGCGGTGAGCAGGACATCGTCAAGCGCGCCTCGCTGCTGCGCCGCGACTCGATCCACGGTCAGTTCCAGGGCACGATCACCGTCGACGAGGCGAGCAGCACGATCATCGCCAACGGCAACGAGATCAAGGTGATCTACGCCAACGACCCCTCGGAGGTCGACTACACGGCGTACGGCATCAAGGACGCCATCCTGATCGACAACACCGGCAAGTGGCGTGACCGCGAGGGCCTGTCGAAGCACCTGCGTCCGGGGATCGACAAGGTCGTCCTGACCGCGCCGGGCAAGGGCGACGTCCCCAACATCGTCCACGGTGTCAACCACGACACGATCAAGCCGGACGAGCAGATCCTGTCCTGCGCCTCGTGCACGACCAACGCGATCGTCCCGCCGCTGAAGGCGATGGCGGAGGAGTACGGCGTCCTGCGTGGCCACGTGGAGACCGTCCACTCGTTCACCAACGACCAGAACCTGCTGGACAACTACCACAGCTCCGACCGCCGTGGCCGTTCGGCGCCGCTGAACATGGTCATCACCGAGACGGGTGCCGCCGCCGCCGTGGCCAAGGCGCTGCCCGACCTCGACGCGAGGATCACCGGCAGCTCGATCCGCGTGCCGGTGCCGGACGTCTCGATCGCGATCCTGAGCCTGCGGCTCGGTCGCGAGACGACCCGCGAGGAGGTCCTCGACTACCTGCGCAACGTGTCGCTGACCTCGCCGCTGAAGCGCCAGATCGACTTCACCACCGCTCCCGACGCGGTGTCGAGCGACTTCATCGGTTCGCGCCACGCCTCGATCGTGGACGCCGGTGCGACCAAGGTCGAGGGCGACGACGCGATCCTCTACCTCTGGTACGACAACGAGTTCGGCTACTCGTGCCAGGTCATCCGGGTCGTCCAGCACGTCTCCGGTGTGGAGTACCCGACCTTCCCGGTTCCGGTTATCTGA
- a CDS encoding TetR/AcrR family transcriptional regulator translates to MPRTRGRAPAGGRADALSREIVVGAAVALLDERGERGLTFRLLAERLNTGAGALYWHVANKDELVALAADHVLGQALVGAPRPDDGADAGGGLRALAVEVFDALDRHPWAASHVTAPATLEHTLRLFDRIGTLVERTGLPAERQFAVSTAIFFYITGVSAQIIAPGIAVGAITSRDAYLAETAERWKELDPGEYPFLTRTTTELRDHDDRDQFTTGLDLLLNGLIATAGPPAPA, encoded by the coding sequence ATGCCACGGACACGAGGAAGAGCGCCCGCCGGGGGACGTGCCGACGCCCTGTCGCGGGAGATAGTTGTCGGCGCCGCCGTTGCGCTGCTGGACGAGCGCGGCGAGCGGGGACTCACCTTCCGGCTACTGGCCGAACGGCTGAACACCGGTGCCGGAGCCCTGTACTGGCACGTGGCGAACAAGGACGAGCTCGTCGCCCTGGCCGCCGATCACGTGCTCGGCCAGGCCCTCGTCGGGGCCCCGCGCCCCGACGACGGCGCCGACGCCGGCGGCGGGCTGCGCGCCCTCGCCGTCGAGGTCTTCGACGCTCTCGACCGGCACCCCTGGGCCGCGTCCCACGTCACCGCGCCTGCCACGCTGGAGCACACGCTGCGCCTGTTCGACCGCATCGGCACCCTTGTCGAGCGAACCGGACTGCCGGCCGAACGGCAGTTCGCGGTCTCCACGGCGATCTTCTTCTACATCACCGGCGTCAGCGCCCAGATCATCGCCCCGGGCATCGCCGTCGGCGCGATCACCAGCCGGGACGCCTATCTCGCCGAGACGGCCGAACGCTGGAAGGAGCTCGACCCCGGCGAGTACCCCTTCCTGACGCGCACCACCACGGAGTTGCGCGACCACGACGACCGCGACCAGTTCACCACTGGCCTCGACCTGCTCCTGAACGGCCTGATCGCGACCGCCGGTCCGCCGGCGCCCGCGTGA
- a CDS encoding FadR/GntR family transcriptional regulator, protein MPVEWQPVRQSRTHELVLQSIEERVFAGELKAGDRLPPERELAPVLGVSRSALREALRVLETIGVLVAQPGRGPDSGARIVRHPDDALGRLLRLHFALGSYSLHDVLEARVVLERSSFEAAARHAPAEELDEAERLLVRMGEPDVGVPEFNDLDTRFHVLIARSSGNELTSTLTSAVRESVRPLILRALEEVEDWPATAAALNAHHLELLRLVREGRGGEAADLVEQHIRGLHGTLVDENSGDPRD, encoded by the coding sequence ATGCCCGTCGAGTGGCAACCCGTACGGCAGTCCCGCACCCACGAACTCGTGCTCCAGAGCATCGAGGAGCGGGTCTTCGCCGGCGAGCTCAAGGCGGGCGACCGGCTGCCGCCCGAACGGGAACTGGCGCCGGTGCTCGGCGTCAGCCGGTCCGCGCTGCGCGAGGCGCTGCGGGTGCTGGAGACCATCGGTGTGCTGGTGGCCCAGCCCGGCCGTGGCCCGGATTCCGGGGCGCGGATCGTGCGTCATCCGGACGACGCCCTCGGCCGTCTGCTGCGCCTGCACTTCGCGCTCGGCAGCTACAGCCTGCACGACGTGCTGGAGGCCCGTGTCGTCCTGGAGCGGTCCAGCTTCGAGGCCGCCGCGCGGCACGCCCCGGCCGAGGAGCTCGACGAGGCGGAGCGTCTGCTCGTACGCATGGGGGAGCCCGATGTCGGCGTGCCCGAGTTCAACGACCTGGACACCCGCTTCCATGTGCTGATCGCCCGCAGTTCCGGCAACGAGCTGACGTCCACGCTCACGTCCGCCGTGCGCGAGTCGGTGCGTCCGCTGATTCTGCGGGCGCTGGAAGAGGTCGAGGACTGGCCCGCCACGGCCGCGGCGCTCAACGCCCACCACCTGGAGCTGCTGCGTCTGGTGCGCGAGGGTCGGGGAGGCGAGGCGGCCGACCTGGTCGAGCAGCACATCCGCGGTCTCCACGGAACCCTCGTCGACGAGAACTCCGGGGATCCGCGGGACTGA
- a CDS encoding transketolase family protein — protein MDTMRDRFIATTTRLLDEDPRLALVLAEISRDGFDPAQRAHPDRVVNVGIREQLLIGAGAGMALTGMRPVMHTFASFLVERPFEQVKLDLGHQGVGGVLVSAGASYDWPAGGFTHMAPGDVALLDTLDGWTVHVPGHPDEAEALLRLAVTGDERVYVRLSVQSNRAGRPVGGGGFATVREGRGGIVIAVGPMLDDVLAATEGLDVTVLYATTVRPFDAAGLRRAVGATEGADVVLVEPYLAGTSTAAANDALAALPHRVLGLGVGRAELRRYGQMEEHLAAHGLDPRGLRERISGFLGR, from the coding sequence ATGGACACCATGCGTGACCGCTTCATCGCCACCACGACCCGACTCCTCGACGAGGACCCCCGGCTGGCTCTGGTGCTGGCCGAGATCAGCCGGGACGGCTTCGACCCGGCGCAGCGCGCCCACCCGGACCGGGTGGTCAACGTGGGCATCCGGGAGCAGCTGCTGATCGGGGCCGGCGCCGGGATGGCACTGACCGGGATGCGGCCGGTCATGCACACCTTCGCCTCCTTCCTGGTGGAGCGGCCCTTCGAGCAGGTGAAGCTGGATCTCGGGCACCAGGGGGTGGGAGGGGTCCTGGTCAGCGCAGGGGCTTCCTACGACTGGCCGGCCGGGGGCTTCACCCATATGGCGCCCGGCGATGTCGCGCTTCTCGACACACTGGACGGCTGGACGGTGCACGTACCGGGCCATCCGGACGAGGCCGAGGCGCTGCTGCGACTGGCGGTCACCGGGGACGAGCGGGTGTACGTCCGGCTCTCCGTCCAGTCGAACCGGGCCGGCCGCCCGGTGGGCGGGGGCGGTTTCGCGACGGTGCGCGAGGGGCGCGGCGGCATCGTGATCGCGGTCGGTCCGATGCTCGACGACGTCCTCGCCGCCACCGAGGGCCTGGACGTGACGGTGCTCTACGCGACCACCGTGCGCCCCTTCGACGCGGCCGGGCTGCGCCGGGCCGTGGGGGCCACCGAGGGCGCGGACGTGGTGCTCGTCGAGCCCTACCTGGCGGGCACGTCGACGGCGGCGGCCAATGACGCGCTGGCCGCACTGCCGCACCGCGTGCTCGGCCTCGGCGTGGGCCGGGCGGAGCTTCGCCGGTACGGACAGATGGAGGAGCATCTCGCGGCGCACGGACTGGACCCGCGAGGGCTGCGGGAGCGGATCAGCGGCTTCCTCGGACGGTGA
- a CDS encoding ABC transporter ATP-binding protein: MTMPKEDATLTAAPAAAAVGLSDVAVRFRSKKRDVTALRDVSLDVRPGEFVAIVGPSGCGKSTLLKLVAGLLKPSSGEVRLGAERVDGPRHDIGYVFQRAALLEWRSARRNILLQAEIRKMPTAQARGRADELIRMTGLGGFEDAYPHELSGGMQQRVALCRALLHEPPVLLMDEPFGALDALTREQMNTELNRIWRETGTTVLLVTHSISEAVYLADRVVVMSPRPGTITELIDVGLPPEREYAETLGRPEFRDAAAHIRGLLGAVSAHD, from the coding sequence ATGACGATGCCGAAGGAAGACGCGACCCTCACCGCGGCACCGGCCGCCGCCGCGGTGGGCCTGTCGGACGTGGCCGTCCGCTTCCGCAGCAAGAAGCGGGACGTCACCGCCCTGCGGGACGTCTCGCTCGACGTGAGGCCCGGTGAGTTCGTCGCCATCGTCGGCCCCTCGGGCTGCGGCAAGTCGACGCTGCTCAAACTCGTCGCCGGACTCCTGAAGCCGTCCTCGGGCGAGGTCCGCCTCGGTGCCGAACGGGTCGACGGGCCGCGGCACGACATCGGTTACGTGTTCCAGCGCGCCGCCCTCCTGGAGTGGCGCTCCGCGCGGCGCAACATCCTGCTCCAGGCCGAGATCCGGAAGATGCCCACGGCCCAGGCACGCGGGCGAGCCGACGAACTGATCCGGATGACCGGCCTCGGCGGATTCGAGGACGCGTATCCGCACGAGCTGTCCGGCGGCATGCAGCAACGGGTGGCCCTGTGCCGGGCGTTGCTGCACGAGCCGCCGGTGCTGCTGATGGACGAGCCGTTCGGCGCGCTCGACGCCCTGACCCGGGAGCAGATGAACACGGAGCTCAACCGGATCTGGCGGGAGACCGGCACCACGGTGCTGCTCGTCACCCACTCGATCTCGGAGGCGGTCTATCTGGCCGACCGGGTCGTGGTGATGAGCCCGCGTCCGGGCACCATCACCGAGCTCATCGACGTGGGTCTGCCGCCCGAGCGGGAGTACGCCGAGACGCTGGGCCGGCCGGAGTTCCGTGACGCGGCGGCGCACATCCGCGGCCTGCTGGGCGCGGTCTCGGCGCACGACTGA
- a CDS encoding sugar phosphate isomerase/epimerase family protein, which translates to MNGTRRAFLGTALGAAAAVGLGTGAASASESGPCRPVPPSGIGMHLYTMRTRLAVDFKGTLAQLAEIGYATVGVSGRHGHSAADIRRMLDETRLKAVLEHVGYDIVRGAGLPKALEDVHTLGGKWIVVPSLPGSLHSPAGYREVAREFNRIGLAAREAGLKLLYHNHGSDHQVVDGVNLYDILLNETDPELVGFELDLYWAADGGASAPGELFVRHPGRFPALHVKDMAPDGSFADVGSGVLDFPAMFDTARQGGVKQWLVEHDAPADPFASALASYTYLSRLRY; encoded by the coding sequence ATGAACGGCACACGAAGAGCCTTCCTCGGTACGGCCCTGGGGGCCGCGGCGGCCGTCGGTCTCGGTACGGGCGCGGCCTCCGCTTCGGAGAGCGGCCCGTGCCGGCCGGTGCCGCCGTCCGGAATCGGAATGCACCTGTACACGATGCGTACGCGACTGGCCGTCGACTTCAAGGGGACGCTGGCGCAGCTCGCCGAGATCGGCTACGCGACGGTCGGGGTGAGCGGGCGGCACGGTCACAGTGCGGCGGACATCCGTCGGATGCTCGACGAGACCCGGCTGAAGGCGGTCCTCGAACACGTCGGGTACGACATCGTCCGGGGCGCCGGGCTGCCGAAGGCACTGGAGGACGTCCACACCCTCGGCGGGAAGTGGATCGTCGTCCCCAGCCTGCCGGGGTCGCTGCACTCGCCGGCCGGATACCGGGAGGTGGCACGGGAGTTCAACCGGATCGGGCTCGCCGCCCGCGAGGCCGGACTGAAGCTGCTCTACCACAACCACGGCAGCGACCATCAGGTCGTGGACGGGGTCAACCTGTACGACATCCTGCTGAACGAGACCGATCCCGAGCTGGTCGGTTTCGAGCTGGATCTGTACTGGGCGGCCGACGGAGGAGCGTCGGCGCCGGGTGAGCTCTTCGTCCGTCATCCGGGCCGGTTCCCGGCCCTCCACGTGAAGGACATGGCGCCCGACGGCAGTTTCGCCGATGTCGGGTCCGGGGTGCTGGACTTCCCGGCCATGTTCGACACGGCGCGGCAGGGCGGGGTGAAGCAGTGGCTGGTGGAGCACGACGCTCCGGCCGACCCGTTCGCCTCGGCGCTCGCCAGCTATACGTACCTGTCGCGACTGCGGTACTGA
- a CDS encoding DUF2510 domain-containing protein — protein MSPPGWHPDPGYSGIGPAQERWWDGSRWTDQLRVPPATVRRRRMRIGAGIAAGVVLLAAVGGGAFLLGQDSGDGTDSAVAATPSPSGPPSGAPGLPGAPEGGEEEGGGRSPDQQTPPTEDGYATDLASGISIPVPDGWTGSSGVVGAGLTTGEYPCPGAADEKCVRGGVSSAPAPALKLKATTAEAAAKEDIAANAEESYGEKIYEGITSHRILKSEAVTVAGQKGYLVRWQVVTKKGDDGYVESLAFPSPTAKDLLVVVRSGFDINDKAPKLSVLDEITKGIKAAPNAGSGSGAGKTA, from the coding sequence ATGAGCCCGCCCGGCTGGCATCCAGACCCCGGGTATTCAGGAATCGGCCCCGCCCAGGAACGCTGGTGGGACGGGAGCCGCTGGACGGACCAGCTCCGTGTACCGCCCGCGACGGTCCGGCGCCGCCGGATGCGCATCGGCGCCGGCATCGCCGCCGGTGTGGTGCTGCTCGCCGCGGTCGGCGGCGGAGCCTTTCTGCTGGGGCAGGACTCCGGCGACGGGACGGACAGCGCAGTCGCCGCCACCCCTTCCCCCTCGGGCCCGCCCTCCGGCGCACCCGGCCTGCCCGGCGCACCCGAGGGCGGCGAGGAGGAGGGCGGCGGCCGGTCCCCGGACCAGCAGACGCCGCCGACCGAGGACGGGTACGCCACGGACCTGGCCAGTGGGATCAGCATCCCGGTGCCCGACGGCTGGACCGGTTCGTCGGGCGTCGTCGGCGCGGGCCTGACCACCGGCGAGTACCCCTGCCCCGGCGCCGCCGACGAGAAGTGCGTGCGCGGCGGAGTGTCCTCCGCTCCGGCGCCCGCACTCAAGCTCAAGGCGACGACGGCGGAGGCCGCGGCCAAGGAGGACATCGCCGCCAACGCGGAGGAGTCGTACGGCGAGAAGATCTACGAGGGCATCACCTCGCACCGGATCCTCAAGTCCGAAGCGGTCACCGTGGCCGGCCAGAAGGGCTACCTGGTGCGCTGGCAGGTGGTGACGAAGAAGGGCGACGACGGGTACGTCGAGTCGCTGGCCTTCCCCTCCCCCACCGCGAAGGACCTGCTGGTGGTCGTCCGGTCCGGCTTCGACATCAACGACAAGGCGCCGAAGCTCTCCGTCCTGGACGAGATCACGAAGGGCATCAAGGCCGCCCCGAACGCCGGTTCCGGCTCGGGCGCCGGCAAGACCGCATAG